The Clostridium chauvoei genome has a window encoding:
- the rpmB gene encoding 50S ribosomal protein L28 — MARRCEVCNKGVVSGTQYSHSHRQSKRTWAPNIKRVKALVNGTPKTVHVCTRCLRSGKVQRAI; from the coding sequence GTGGCAAGAAGATGCGAAGTTTGTAATAAAGGTGTAGTATCAGGTACTCAATACTCTCACTCACATCGTCAATCAAAGAGAACTTGGGCTCCTAACATAAAGAGAGTAAAGGCTTTAGTTAATGGAACACCAAAAACAGTTCATGTATGTACAAGATGCCTTAGATCTGGTAAGGTTCAAAGAGCAATATAA
- a CDS encoding thiamine diphosphokinase, producing the protein MKAIIVSGGKAPSKKLLENIIKDGNLIIGADRGCEVLIQNKIIPDYVLGDFDSASKETILKLEQLGVPKTKFKEEKDFTDTTSAFNLAIDKGATEIVLLGATGTRYDHALGNIGLLLKALQLGVKAEIIDDNNKIYMINKPEILYGNYGDIISFHAYSDLVSELTIKGAKYELNNYDLAVGDSLTVSNEFLDKPIEINFKNGTLMVLYTKD; encoded by the coding sequence ATGAAAGCTATAATTGTTTCAGGGGGAAAGGCACCTTCTAAGAAACTTTTAGAAAATATAATTAAAGATGGAAATCTTATAATTGGTGCAGATAGAGGCTGTGAAGTACTTATTCAAAATAAAATAATACCTGATTATGTATTAGGAGATTTTGATTCAGCTTCAAAAGAAACAATTTTAAAGCTAGAACAACTTGGAGTACCCAAAACCAAATTTAAAGAGGAAAAAGACTTTACAGATACAACTAGTGCTTTTAATTTAGCTATAGATAAAGGAGCTACAGAAATAGTCTTACTTGGAGCTACAGGCACTAGATATGATCATGCATTAGGTAATATAGGGCTTTTGCTAAAAGCTCTACAATTAGGTGTTAAAGCCGAAATAATAGATGATAATAATAAAATATATATGATAAATAAACCAGAGATTCTTTATGGTAATTATGGCGATATTATATCTTTTCATGCTTATTCAGATTTAGTAAGTGAATTAACTATAAAGGGAGCTAAGTATGAGTTAAATAATTATGATTTAGCTGTAGGAGATTCATTAACAGTATCTAATGAGTTTTTAGATAAGCCTATAGAGATTAACTTTAAAAATGGAACTCTAATGGTTTTATATACAAAAGATTAA